The DNA segment CTCGATGGCCTCGTCGCGTCGTTCCTTGGTGAACCACTGCCGGATCTTGCTGCGCGCTCGCGGACTCTTGACGAAGTTCAGCCAGTCCTGGCTGGGGCCGGAATCCGGGTTCTTCGACGTGAAGACCTCGACGACGTCTCCGCTGGTGAGCTCCGTCTCGAGCGGGACGAGCCGACCGTTGACCTTCGAGCCCATGGTGCGGTGCCCCACCTCGGTGTGCACCGCGTACGCGAAGTCGACGGGAGTCGCTCCGGCGGGAAGCCCGATCACCCGGCCCTTCGGGGTGAAGACGTAGACCTCCTTGGCTCCGATCTCGAACCGGAGCGAATCGAGGAACTCGCCGGGGTCGGTGGTCTCGGCCTGCCAGTCAGAGATGTGCGCGAGCCACGCCATGTCGGCGTCGCTGCGGCCGCCGGTGGGATCCGCCCGGCCGGAGGCCACGCGCTCCTTGTACTTCCAGTGTGCTGCGACACCGTACTCGGCACGTTGGTGCATGTCATGGGTGCGGATCTGGATCTCGACCGGGCGGCCCTTCGGGCCGATCACGGTCGTGTGCAACGACTGGTAGAGGTTGAACTTCGGGGTCGCGATGTAGTCCTTGAACCGCCCGGGCACCGGCGTCCACCTCGCGTGGATCGAACCGAGCACGGCGTAGCAGTCGCGCACCGAGTTGACGAGGACGCGGATGCCGACGAGATCGTGGATGTCGTCGAAGTCGCGCCCGCGCACGATCATCTTCTGGTAGATCGAGTAGAACTGCTTCGGCCGGCCGACGACCTTGCCGCGGATCCTGCTCGCCTTCAGGTCGTCGGCGACCAGGTCGATCACCGACTGCACGTACTCCTCGCGTTGCGGGGTGCGCTGCTTGACGAGGCTCTCGATCTCGGCGTAGAGCTTCGGGTACAGCACCGCGAACGAGAGGTCCTCGAGTTCCCACTTGATGGTCTGGATACCCAGTCGGTGCGCGAGCGGGGCGTAGATCTCGAGCGTCTCGGTGGCCTTCCGGGCCGCGGACTCGGCGGGCACGAACCCCCAGGTCCGGGCGTTGTGCAGCCGGTCGGCGAGCTTGATGATGAGCACGCGGATGTCCTTGGACATCGCGACGATCATCTTGCGAACGGTCTCGGCCTGCGTCGAGTCGCCGTACTTGACCTTGTCGAGCTTGGTGACCCCGTCGACGAGCATCGCGATCTCGTCGCCGAAGTCGCCGCGCAACTGGTCGAGCGTGTACGAGGTGTCTTCGACCGTGTCGTGCAGGAGGGCTGCCGCGACCGCCTTCGAGCCGATGCCGAGGTCGGCGAGGATCTGGGCGACGGCGATCGGGTGGGTGATGTACGGCTCGCCGCTGCGGCGCTTCTGGCCCTCATGCGCGCGTTCGGCGACCGTGTACGCGCGTTCGATGACCGTCAGGTCGGCCTTCGGGTGGTGCATGCGCACGGTGCGCATGACGCCGTCGACGGCGCCGGCGGGCAGCGCCTTGGAGAAGATCCGAGGCACGAGGCGCCGCAATGACGCCGTCGAGTTGATCCCGGTATCGGTCATGACCCCCGCACCTCCAGACCTCAATTATCACCGCTCGCGGAGCGCTCCGATGACGACGAGACCTGGAGGTGCACCGATCAGCCGACCGTGACGGCTTCGGCGGCGGACCCGCCGGCCCGCTCGCGCTCCTTGAGCACCTTCTGATCGTGCCGCTTGATCGCCGGTTCGCCCTCGCGGAGCTGCGAGTAGAGCGGCGCGGCGATGAACACCGTCGACCAGGTTCCCACGATGATGCCGATGAGCAGCGCGAGCGAGATGTCGCGCAACGTGTCGGCGCCGAGGACACCCGCACCGATGAAGAGGATCGCAGCGACCGGGAGCGCAGCCACCACGCTCGTGTTGATCGAACGCACGAGCGTCTGGTTCACGGCGAGGTTGACCGCCTCCGGGAAGGTGCGCCTCGACTCCTCGCCCTCCTCGGAGGTGTTCTCGCGGATCTTGTCGAAGACCACGACGGTGTCGTAGAGCGAATAGCTGAGGATCGTGAGGATGCCGATCATCGCCGCGGGCGTCACCTCGAACCCGACGGCGGCATAGACGCCCGCCGTGACGATGAGGTCGCCGAGCAGCGACAGGATCGCGGCGAGCGACATCTTCCAGGTCCTGAAGTACAGGGCCATCACGATGGCGGCGAGCAGGAGGAACACGAGCAGGCCGAGCAATGCCTGCCTGGTGACATCCGCGCCCCAGGTCGCTCCGATGAAGGACGAGGTGACCTCGCTCTCGGGGACCCCGTACGCGTCGGCCAGGGCGGTCGTGAGCTCGCGCGACTCGGCCTGCTCCAGCTGATCGGTCTGGACCCGGACGCCGTCCTCGCCCACGATGGTCACGCGCGCGACGGCGTCGGGAGCGACCTCGGCCACGGCGTCGACGGCCGGCTGCTGGATCGCGTTCTCCACGCCCGAGATCTGGAACTGCGACCCGCCGCGGAACTCGATGCCGAAGTTGAACCCTCGGGCGAAGGGCATCAGCAGCGACAGGATGATCAGCACGGCGGCGATCGTGTACCACTTGCGGCGGCCGCCGACGAAGTTGAACGAGCGCTTGCCCGTGTAGAGGTCGTTGCCGAACGTCGTCAGTCGGTTGGCCATCAGGACTCCTTGCCTTCGCCGGCGCCCACGGTGGCTTCGGCCTGCGCTGCCTTGCGTTCCGCGATCGTCTGGCGCTTCTGCGCCTCACGCGAGCTCGAGGCGATCTTCTTCGAGGACGCCGCGACGGGCTTGCGGAACTCCGCACGTCCGCGGTAGACGGCGCCCAGCGCCTGCGGGTCGAGGCCCGACCAGGGGTGACCGCTGGAGTAGAAGCGCGTCTGCGCGAGCAGCTGCAGCATCGGGTGGGTGAAGAGGATCACGACGATGACGTCGATCACGGTCGTGAGACCGAGCGTGAACGCGAAGCCCCGGACGCTGCCGACCGCGAGGATGAACAGCACCACCGCCGCGAGCAGGTTCATGCCCTTCGAGGACAGGATGGTGCGCAGTGCGCGCTTCCAGCCGGCCTCGACGGCCCCCACGAGCGCGCGTCCGTCGCGCAGTTCGTCGCGGACGCGTTCGAAGTAGACGATGAACGAGTCCGCGGTGAAGCCGATCGCGACGATCAGACCGGCGATGCCCGCGAGCGAGAGGCGGTAGCCCTCGCGCCACGACAGGATCGTGATCGTCAGGTAGGTGACGATGCCCACGATCACGAGCGACGCGATCGTCACCGATCCGAGCGCCCGGTATTGGAACAGCGTGTAGATGACCACGAGGATCAGGCCGATGAGGCCGGCGATGAGGCCGGACTGCAGCTGCGAGGTACCGAGCGTGGCCGAGATCGTCTCTGACGACTGCACCTCGAAGCTGATCGGCAGCGCGCCGAACTTGAGCTGGTCCGCGAGCGCCTTCGAGCTCTCCTGGTCGAACCCGCCGGAGATCTGGGGCCGGCCGTCGGTGATGACGGCGTTCATCTGCGGCGCGGAGAGCACCGCGCCGTCGAGGACGAAGGCGAACTGGTCGCGCGGTGTCTGGCCGTTCATCGCGAACAGCCGCTGGCTGACCTCGGAGAACGCCTCGGTGCCGCGGTCGTTGAAGACGATGTTCACGACCCACTGGCCGGTGACGCCGCCGGTCTGGGTCTGGACCATGCCGTTGGTCGCGTCGACGATGTCCTCGCCGCTGACCTCGACCGGCCCGAGCAGGTACTTGATCGTCCGGGAGCTGTCGCACGTGACGAGCGGCTCGTCGGACGGCGCGACGTTCGCCTCGGTGTCGTCGAGGGTGGAGCAGTCGAAGGTGTCGAACTCCTCCTGCAGCGCCGGGGTCACCCAGTTCGGATCGCTCGCGTCCGTCGGCTCGACCGTCGGCGTCGCAGCGGGCTCGTCGGCCTCGCCGTCGACGGGCTCGTCGCTCGGCGTGATCGCCTGGTTCGTCGCGGCGTCGGCCAGGAGGACCGGGCGCAGTTCGAGCTTCGCCGACGACTCGATGCGGTTGCGCGTCTGCTCGTCGAGCTCGCCCGGGATCGCGACGACGATGTTCTCACCGCCCTGCGTGTTGATCTCGGCCTCGGAGACGCCCGACGCGTCGACGCGCTGGCGGATGATGGACACCGCCTGGGTGAGCTGCTCCTGGGTGACCGTCTCACCCTCCGCGAGCTGCGGCGCGAGGATGATCTGCGTGCCGCCCTCGAGGTCGAGGGCGAGCTTGGGAGTCCAGGATCCGTCACCCCAGATCACGCCTGCGGCGTTGATGCCGAACAGCGCGACGATGAGCACGCCGAGCCAGGTGAGGGATCGCACGGCCTTCCGGACGGGCGTCGGTCGCGAGGACCGCTTCGTTGGTGCAGCCACGGATTGTGCCTTCTCTGCAGGGAGCCCGGGCGTCATCGCCCGGGCAGAGCGTGTGGGGGCTTCTAGTCGTCCGACTTCTTGGCGTCGGGCTTCTCGTCGCTCGGAACGTCGTCGACTCGCTCGCCGAACTCCGGCTCGCCCTCAGTCGTCTCGGCTGCGACCTCGTCGGAGACGACCGGGTCGACGACACGGGCGATCGTCTGGCGGTGCAGGCTGAGCACCGTGCCCGGGTTCGCCTCGAGCTCCACCTGGTTCTCGTCTTCGTCGATCGAGAGGATGGTGCCGTAGAGGCCGAAGTTCGTCATGACCTTCGCTCCGGGCACGACCTTCGACTGGAGGTCCCGCATCTCCGCCTGGCGCTTGCGCGAGTTGCGGAACATGAAGAAGATCAGCACCGCCAGGACGGCGAGCATGATGAGAGTCAGCGGATCCATGAAATGGGAAACCTTCCGGTGTGCGCGCAGCGCACGAGATCAGGGGTGGGGTGGCCGGAGCCTCCAAGGATTATAGGTCATCCAGCGGCAACGCCGCCGCGACCTCCTCGGACTCGCGGGTCAGGCCGAAGTGCCGCCATGCGGTCTGGGTCGCCATCCGCCCGCGGGGCGTCCGCGTGATCAGCCCGATGCGCACCAGGAACGGCTCGACGACCGCCTCGATCGTCTCGGCCTCTTCACCGACCGAAACGGCCAGGGTGTTCAGCCCGACCGGCCCGCCCCCGAACCTCGTGAGGATCGTCATCATGACCGCGCGGTCGAGCCGGTCGAGCCCCAACGGGTCGACGTCGTAGAGCTCGAGCGCCGCTCGGACCGCCTCGATGTCGGCGCGATCGGTGTGCACGAGTGCGTAGTCGCGGACGCGTCGCAGCAGGCGGTTCGCGATGCGCGGGGTGCCGCGGCAGCGACCCGCGATCTCGGCGATCGCCGGCCGGTCGATGTCGAGCCCGAGCATCACCGCGGCGCGCCCGAGCACCTGCTCGAGCTCGCGCTCGTCGTAGAACTCGAGGTGGGCGGTGAACCCGAACCGGTCGCGCAGGGGGTTCGGCAGCAGCCCGGCGCGCGTCGTCGCGCCGACGAGCGTGAACGGGGCGAGGTCGAGCGGCACCGAGGTCGCCCCGGCGCCCTTGCCGACCATGATGTCGATCCGGAAGTCCTCCATCGCGAGGTACAGCATCTCCTCCGCGGAGCGGGCCATGCGGTGGATCTCGTCGATGAACAGCACCTCGCCCGGGACCAGCGACGAGAGGATGGCCGCCAGGTCGCCCGCGTGCTGGACCGCCGGGCCGCTCGACATGCGCAGCGGCCGACCGCCCTCGTGGGCGACGATCATCGCGAGCGTGGTCTTGCCGAGGCCGGGCGGGCCTGCGAGGAGGATGTGGTCCGGGGTCCGCTGCTGCATGGCGGCAGCCGCCAGCAGCAGCTGCAGCTGACCGCGCACCCGGGTCTGACCGACGAACTCGTCGAGACTTCGGGGGCGGAGGGCGCCCTCGAACGCGAGCTCGGCCTCCGAGGCGAGTTCGGGATCGGTGAGGTCGCGCTCGCTCATCGGACGCGCGCCCCCTGCTGGGCGGGACCGAGCCGGGCGAGCGTGAGCCGCAGCAGCACCGGAACACTGGACGACGCAGCCTCGCCTGAGGCCTCGAGCGTCTGCGCGATCGCCTCGCCCGCGAGCCTCTCGGACCACCCGAGCCCGGTCAACGCCGCGAGCACGTCGTCTGCGACGCCACCGGTCGCCACGCCCGCGCCCGGAGCGCTGGCGACGGGCGCGACCACCTTGCCCGCGAGCGACACCGTGATGAGCTTCGCCGTCTTCGGCCCGATGCCGCTCACACGCCGGAAGGCGGCGTCGTCGTCGGCCTCGACCGCACGCGCGACATCGGTGGGCGACATCGCGGAGAGCACGCCGAGTGCGGATTTCGGCCCCACGCCGGTCACCCCGATGAGCAGGGCGAAGACCTCGAGCTCGTCGCGCGAGGCGAACCCGAACAGGGTCAGCGAGTCTTCACGCACGACCAGGTTCGTGTGCACGTGCACCTCGTCGCCCTCGCGGCACGCGAGCACGAACGCCGGCGTCGCGTTGACGAGGTAGCCGATGCCGGAGACCTCGACGACGAGGGAACTGCCGGAGGCGTTGAGCACGCGACCGCGGAGGGAGGAGATCACTCCCTCACCCTACGGGCCGCCCCCGACACCGAAGCCGCACGTTCCGCGGCGAGCCATGCACGCTGCGCGGGCGTCATGCCCGCGGCATCCGCGCCGCGACCGGCCGCACCCGCGCCCGACGCGTCGGCGATCGCTGCCCCGGCCGCTCCCCCGGTCCGCCAGGCGTGGCAGATCGCGAGGGCGAGCGCGTCCGCGGCATCCGCCGGCTTCGGCACCACCTCGAGTCCGAGGATGCGGGCGACCATCGCTCCGACCTGCTTCTTGTCGGCGCGCCCGTAACCCGTGATCGCGGCCTTGACCTCGCTGGGGGTGTGCAGCGCGACGGGCAGCGCGCGCCGCGCGGCGATCAGCATCGCCACACCCGAGATCTGCGCGGTGCCCATGATCGTCGAGACGTCGCTGCGCGCGAACACCCGCTCGAGCGCGACCGCGTTCGGCCGGTGTTCCTCGAGGATCG comes from the Agromyces marinus genome and includes:
- a CDS encoding RelA/SpoT family protein; this encodes MTDTGINSTASLRRLVPRIFSKALPAGAVDGVMRTVRMHHPKADLTVIERAYTVAERAHEGQKRRSGEPYITHPIAVAQILADLGIGSKAVAAALLHDTVEDTSYTLDQLRGDFGDEIAMLVDGVTKLDKVKYGDSTQAETVRKMIVAMSKDIRVLIIKLADRLHNARTWGFVPAESAARKATETLEIYAPLAHRLGIQTIKWELEDLSFAVLYPKLYAEIESLVKQRTPQREEYVQSVIDLVADDLKASRIRGKVVGRPKQFYSIYQKMIVRGRDFDDIHDLVGIRVLVNSVRDCYAVLGSIHARWTPVPGRFKDYIATPKFNLYQSLHTTVIGPKGRPVEIQIRTHDMHQRAEYGVAAHWKYKERVASGRADPTGGRSDADMAWLAHISDWQAETTDPGEFLDSLRFEIGAKEVYVFTPKGRVIGLPAGATPVDFAYAVHTEVGHRTMGSKVNGRLVPLETELTSGDVVEVFTSKNPDSGPSQDWLNFVKSPRARSKIRQWFTKERRDEAIEHGRDAIARAMRKQNLPLQKLMSQESFAEVAAQLRYEDVSALYAAVGEGHVSTQSVIEKVVALVRDDDDDDEPDLPAIPVRSRPLPRTSDSGVLVRGAPDILVKIARCCTPVPGDDIIGFVTRGSGVSVHQASCHNVQSLLREPDRMIDVEWAPSSKSVFLVQIQIEALDRSGLLSDVTRVLSEHHVNILSANVSTSTDRLAISRFVFEMGDTTHLDRVLNAVRRIDAVYDVYRVSDG
- the secF gene encoding protein translocase subunit SecF, whose protein sequence is MANRLTTFGNDLYTGKRSFNFVGGRRKWYTIAAVLIILSLLMPFARGFNFGIEFRGGSQFQISGVENAIQQPAVDAVAEVAPDAVARVTIVGEDGVRVQTDQLEQAESRELTTALADAYGVPESEVTSSFIGATWGADVTRQALLGLLVFLLLAAIVMALYFRTWKMSLAAILSLLGDLIVTAGVYAAVGFEVTPAAMIGILTILSYSLYDTVVVFDKIRENTSEEGEESRRTFPEAVNLAVNQTLVRSINTSVVAALPVAAILFIGAGVLGADTLRDISLALLIGIIVGTWSTVFIAAPLYSQLREGEPAIKRHDQKVLKERERAGGSAAEAVTVG
- the secD gene encoding protein translocase subunit SecD: MAAPTKRSSRPTPVRKAVRSLTWLGVLIVALFGINAAGVIWGDGSWTPKLALDLEGGTQIILAPQLAEGETVTQEQLTQAVSIIRQRVDASGVSEAEINTQGGENIVVAIPGELDEQTRNRIESSAKLELRPVLLADAATNQAITPSDEPVDGEADEPAATPTVEPTDASDPNWVTPALQEEFDTFDCSTLDDTEANVAPSDEPLVTCDSSRTIKYLLGPVEVSGEDIVDATNGMVQTQTGGVTGQWVVNIVFNDRGTEAFSEVSQRLFAMNGQTPRDQFAFVLDGAVLSAPQMNAVITDGRPQISGGFDQESSKALADQLKFGALPISFEVQSSETISATLGTSQLQSGLIAGLIGLILVVIYTLFQYRALGSVTIASLVIVGIVTYLTITILSWREGYRLSLAGIAGLIVAIGFTADSFIVYFERVRDELRDGRALVGAVEAGWKRALRTILSSKGMNLLAAVVLFILAVGSVRGFAFTLGLTTVIDVIVVILFTHPMLQLLAQTRFYSSGHPWSGLDPQALGAVYRGRAEFRKPVAASSKKIASSSREAQKRQTIAERKAAQAEATVGAGEGKES
- the yajC gene encoding preprotein translocase subunit YajC, producing the protein MDPLTLIMLAVLAVLIFFMFRNSRKRQAEMRDLQSKVVPGAKVMTNFGLYGTILSIDEDENQVELEANPGTVLSLHRQTIARVVDPVVSDEVAAETTEGEPEFGERVDDVPSDEKPDAKKSDD
- the ruvB gene encoding Holliday junction branch migration DNA helicase RuvB, with product MSERDLTDPELASEAELAFEGALRPRSLDEFVGQTRVRGQLQLLLAAAAMQQRTPDHILLAGPPGLGKTTLAMIVAHEGGRPLRMSSGPAVQHAGDLAAILSSLVPGEVLFIDEIHRMARSAEEMLYLAMEDFRIDIMVGKGAGATSVPLDLAPFTLVGATTRAGLLPNPLRDRFGFTAHLEFYDERELEQVLGRAAVMLGLDIDRPAIAEIAGRCRGTPRIANRLLRRVRDYALVHTDRADIEAVRAALELYDVDPLGLDRLDRAVMMTILTRFGGGPVGLNTLAVSVGEEAETIEAVVEPFLVRIGLITRTPRGRMATQTAWRHFGLTRESEEVAAALPLDDL
- the ruvA gene encoding Holliday junction branch migration protein RuvA is translated as MISSLRGRVLNASGSSLVVEVSGIGYLVNATPAFVLACREGDEVHVHTNLVVREDSLTLFGFASRDELEVFALLIGVTGVGPKSALGVLSAMSPTDVARAVEADDDAAFRRVSGIGPKTAKLITVSLAGKVVAPVASAPGAGVATGGVADDVLAALTGLGWSERLAGEAIAQTLEASGEAASSSVPVLLRLTLARLGPAQQGARVR
- the ruvC gene encoding crossover junction endodeoxyribonuclease RuvC, with the protein product MRVLGIDPGLTRCGVGVVDVASDRSAKLVDVVVLRSPADLDTPSRLARIADGLEAILEEHRPNAVALERVFARSDVSTIMGTAQISGVAMLIAARRALPVALHTPSEVKAAITGYGRADKKQVGAMVARILGLEVVPKPADAADALALAICHAWRTGGAAGAAIADASGAGAAGRGADAAGMTPAQRAWLAAERAASVSGAARRVRE